A single region of the Octopus bimaculoides isolate UCB-OBI-ISO-001 chromosome 6, ASM119413v2, whole genome shotgun sequence genome encodes:
- the LOC106880144 gene encoding uncharacterized protein LOC106880144 — MNGLFNRGSSPNTKLRSFDVEENLLTEQFPSDLDSLLLSNDISKLLLPLDADSSQKYLDENIAQGVGSTETSFDSDLLLDSQTSLLESEPLYEHYSELDKMLEILSPLDDQKLEFYQETNQKLSDTSEIDPLLEVYSEPIGYIAFPDAEEKLKIYPTVDEKPSLYTGLNQNIKTCPMIDQNSKTYPPTNEILEVFPEQGKKQITSTHQNSQKVCLKQVPENKVTFKRQSYTLPHSLLLNNSHVVGTSSSSSSTTTTVENHNCSPNKKLRLAGEISNTAQISVSNRQMTTSSLTAGEMSAIEKYNERRRRNNIASRKSRENRKKKNQSDLKELEELGIKNENLKLKVKDLEECLEKTKAELVKALM, encoded by the exons ATGAATGGCCTATTTAACAGAG GTTCAAGCCCAAATACAAAACTCAGATCTTTTGATGTTGAAGAGAATCTCTTAACAGAACAGTTCCCTTCAGACCTGGACAGCTTGTTACTTTCAAATGACATATCCAAACTCCTTCTACCACTGGATGCT gaTTCTTCCCAAAAGTATTTGGATGAGAATATTGCACAAGGTGTAGGTTCTACAGAAACTTCTTTTGATTCAGATCTCCTACTTGATTCGCAAACATCTCTCTTGGAATCAGAGCCACTGTATGAGCATTACTCTGAATTAGATAAGATGCTGGAAATTTTGTCACCTTTAGATGATCAAAAGCTGGAGTTTTACCAGGAGACAAACCAGAAACTAAGTGATACATCTGAAATTGACCCTCTCCTAGAAGTTTACTCTGAACCAATTGGTTATATTGCTTTCCCTGATGCAGAAGAAAAGCTGAAAATTTACCCAACAGTAGATGAGAAACCAAGTCTTTATACAGGGttaaatcagaatataaagacttgcCCTATGATAGATCAGAATTCAAAGACTTATCCTCCAACAAATGAAATTCTTGAGGTTTTTCCTGAACAAGGTAAGAAACAAATTACCTCAACCCATCAAAACTCACAAAAAGTATGCCTGAAACAGGTGCCTGAGAATAAAGTTACATTTAAGAGGCAGAGCTACACTCTACCTCATTCATTATTACTGAATAACAGTCATGTAgtaggtacatcatcatcatcatcatccacaacaacaacTGTTGAAAACCACAACTGTAGTCCTAATAAGAAGCTTCGTCTAGCAGGTGAAATCTCCAATACAGCCCAAATATCTGTAAGCAATAGACAAATGACAACATCATCTCTCACAGCTGGTGAAATGTCTGCAATtgagaaatataatgaaaggaGAAGACGAAATAATATAGCATCACGCAAATCAAGAGAGAATCGTAAGAAAAAGAATCAAAGTGATTTGAAGGAACTGGAAgaacttggtataaaaaatgaaaatttgaagctGAAAGTCAAAGATCTTGAGGAATGTTTGGAAAAGACAAAAGCAGAATTAGTAAAAGCATTGATGTAA